Within the Anoplopoma fimbria isolate UVic2021 breed Golden Eagle Sablefish chromosome 21, Afim_UVic_2022, whole genome shotgun sequence genome, the region TCATCCCAAGGGAATATATCTGATCAATCCAAATCCCTTATTTCTCTACCCTACCTGTCAAAATGAAGGATCACTCGAGGCTAACACTGAGACATGATCACTACAAACAAGGGATGAAAGGAAAAACGTCAAATTGAACGTACaagtacagaaaataaatagctTTAACGGGAAGatcatcatcataaaaaaaaaaaatgaaaaccccaaaaccacaacaaccaccGCTGAACCCGCATTTTACTTTGGAGCGTACCAAAGAATCTCTGATTCCAATGAAGGATCAATCATTTAAAAGATAACTCCATGATCTCTGACGTGAATCTCTGACCGGAGTTAAATTATGTTGGTCTGGGCGTACAGTATGTACTCAGACAAAAGATAAATATGGACCACAGCTGATCACTGATGTGATGGAACCATTTGGGAGGACTCCATTTAATCTTGGCCTTCCTTTCACCCATTGATCACTGTGCCTGAGGGCATGCCATGGAGTCAGAGCCCCTGAAGCTGCAGGGATTAGAGCGCTCTGTGCTGTCAGCATGGGAAATAATCGGATGTgttatttcagtgacagtagggatctcttcctgtctgtctatGGTCAGTTAGACATTCTCCTTCTGTCTATTTATCTTAAACTCTAACAGTCAAACTTATCTCCCTATGTTGGGGCTCTTTTCTGCCTCACTGAAGACTGATGGGGGGTGGATACTGAATGGTGACGCACGGATTAcccaggaggagggagaaaatatTGCCGCTCCTTACTCCGGGAGCCAAGACATCAATGTGGATTTGACAACATCACCTTTCaaaaagtacagaagttacTATTTGACAATagctgttaaagaaaaaaaacagagaatctATCCAATCGGAACATCAGAGAGTTATAGAAAACCTGAGAACTCAATAACATTACTTGTGTGTATTACATAAAGACCTGATTTCTCCTATAAAATTAGAATTTTCTGTACAGTGCTATATGAACAAAGCAAAATGACTTGCTACCTTCTCATAAACAGCAGTGTTATGAAAAGGCACGCATCATTTCAACCACCATATGGCAGGAAATTGTGGTCGTGCTCTATTTTGGTTtagaaaaaatagaataattctCAACGTTaattcacaaaaaacataaaatcctTTGTGTGGCCATTGGAATTAGGTTATCTTAATATCGTCCTCAGACATTTGTTAGATTATGTAAATCTAACAGCAATATAAAAGGCCCAAAGTGGTCAATTTGGATCCCCGTTCCCACAGATAATCAAATTTGAGGTCCATTGATATATGGCATTAAGATGCTAGACAGCATATACCAGCCATATAATAcgaaaaaggaaaagtcaaaTTCTCATTTGCATTGTTTGTTGAGATTCTGGTAGTTGTAATACTGTTTTGCCTCATATTAAAGATATagcatttgaaaaatacaagtaATTTCTGCCTGTACACTTACAAATCCCATAGACAGAAGATAAAGTGCCACAATTCTTGGCCTGCATAGTTTGCAGTATGCGGTATTGCACATTCCACACCTCTCTGtgagaacacaaaaaacatgataataatgcggaaaaagaaagaaaacaataaaacaaacaacaaagaactCACCCACGAACTTCCTGTCAGTACCATTCTGGTTTGTGTGgctttcacaaacacactgctagTACACTCATCCAAGTGCCATgctgaaaacaataaacataaatattccaGCAATAAAATTGGAATCAAAAGGCAACATACAACAGATATTTTCAGTCAGTGTAAAACAAAAGCGAGAAAgaagacaagagaaaaaaaacaaaataaaaactcctTTGGGTTTAAGTTTGACTGAAAATAGTTttgttcacaataaaacacaataaattacaGTCCAAGACACTACggatatacaaaaaaaaagatgccttAAACTTGTCAGCATAATGGGATAAACTTGCAGTAgtattgaaaaaatgtcaataatgaCATCAGGGAGCTGAGGATAGGATAATGAACACGATGCAGGTAAACAAACcataaggaaaataaaacaaaacccatAACTACTGTCATAATGCATGTTATTACTGTATATGTTACTATGCAGCTGAGATAGTTGAAAGCTTGTCAGTGTGCTTGATTTGGTCCATTGATATCAGAAGGaatattgtccttttttgtGGTAGTCTATCCCTTTTGAATTGCCAAAATGGATAATTATAGTGTAAAGCATATATAAGTGTATTAATGACCAGATCTAATGTGcggaataaataaatagtcttaACTCTGTATTATGGAATCTCACTTATCTACCGtagataattttttttacaaccaatCTAGACCTACGTCCTATAATTTATTCTTAAAACTACTTTTAGATGTATATATCTGATGTCGGAGAgtaaataagattttttttttccgattTGGATGGAATCAAAAGGCTTGAACAAGGAATAAAACATCTTACACCTTGTTGTAACTTCTGACAccacataataaatattttcactAGCAGTAGTATCTGCTAGTTCCTGTCCTTACTAGTTACATACATATTTGGCAACTATAGGTTAGTTAGGGGTGGTGTTTGTCAAAGACTGAATATCGGATGCTCAACTGAAAGTTCAACAGTTGTTATGGAAACCAAAAGCAATAATGTCAACGTTACAGTTTTCATACACCATTTTTCACACGAAAAAACATTATAGGGTCATAGTGGGAACGCTTTGCATTTCCACAAAAGGtaatgatatgtttttttataggtCGCTACGATGCAACACCCAGTCTGAGGGCTCTAAACTCATCCCTCCCACCCCTccctttcacattacaaatATTTGTACCTTCAGTGCCAGTTTTCCGATACCATCCTGTGCATTGTCATTGCCTTAGATGTCCTAGTATTTACAGTGGAGCGCTTTCAGCAAACTAAGCACCGtaaaatatctgtcttttttaaatgcatgcttTTACAGATAAGTCCCTCTGTGCATTTCCTTCTTTTGCTAGAAAAAGGAGACTGTCATTATGTACATTTGGGTggacaaaaatgtcaacataaatTGATGAATTCCCGATGTTTTTCAAGAGCCTCCTCTTTGAGCCCACTGTTTGCCCAGAGTCATTCTCAAATCTGCACGGAGAACTGCAGTTTCTTTTTCAGCAAATCACAACAACACAAGTAAAAGGGACTTGTCATGCCATGCAAAAATATCTTTCACTACAACTGTACccttgtcttttctttcctgcTCTCCCACGCACCAGGCTGAGGTTGCAGTGGGTCTGTTGTCCCTCTGAGCTTCTCCTACAGTCACATGCTGGTTTCACAGGTCGGAGAGAGGCTCCCATCCCCGGGTATCAGGTGGATATCGGATGTAAACATGTGGTTCTCTACTTTGTGTCCACTTTGGTTGCTGTCAGCATTGGTTTCCCCGCCTGCCCCGACCACAGCTTGGGTGCAATTTTGTGCTGCTGTCTTAGGAGACAATGGTGCAACTGCAGCTCCCGCCACTTCCATCAGATGCTTCTCCTTGTGGTTCTCCGTGGCTTGATCTTCATCGCCAGGTGGGGTGTCTACCACCAGCCTCTCAGGGGACAACGGGcaggtctcctcctctgtgactgGGAGCAGCTCCTCTGTACTCGGGATGAGCGGGGACATCTCTCCCTCTGGGGTCTCGTCTTCCAGGATGCTGGAGCTGATGTCTCCAGGAGAGGTAGTGCTGGGCGGTGTTAGCGGGCCTTCAGCAGAGGTCTTGGTGAAGTTCACCTTCAACTCCTTTACTTTAAGAGGGTTATTCCCTCTTGGAGAGCTCTGGATATTCTCCACAGCACTGTTGAAGCTCTCCCCGTCCTCTACGTGGTCACCTGGGTTGACGGATTCGTAGAGGCCATCTTTGAGTATGACGCCAGGAGAGCCGGGGTCATCAATGGCCCTCAGTTGGCTTAAATCGAGAAAGGGTGGGGCCCTGGGGTGTCTGATTGTACAGGGCCCAGCATCTTCCTCATCTGAGTTACAGTCTTGTTCTTTAAAGTCTGAGCAGCCCGCAAAGTTATCTGGAAAGGGGGGTTGGACCTCCTTCATCTCCAGctctacttcttcttttaaTGTAAATTCAGGGCTTTGAGATTTCTTAGGTGAAACAGGGGCGGTCATTGTTGTGCTCAGAGTGCTCATGGAGCTTGTAGTGTTGAGGTTGGTGAAGGACTGTGACCTGGTCATCTGGTTGTACATGTCCTCCAGTTTCTGCGCGTTAAGGTGCTGTGGGGTCCTGTTTGTCCGCTGGGGACTTCCAGTGGTGTTGATGGTTATACGAGGGGAGCTTTGCGGCTCAGGGTCTCTTTTAACTGGAGATTTCAGGTCAGTCTCTGAGGAAGCGTGCCTGGTTGAGCTGCCCCATCGGCTAGGCGACAGGTGGTTGTCCATAGAggtcttttcctctcctttctccacCACCACATCCATCAGTTCCATACTGCGGGCAAAGGCATCCTTTAAGTTCATTGACACAATGCTTCCATTCCTCTTGGCTCTCTCCAAAGCCTCCCTCCTCTTGATGGCCTTCTCCTGCCTCTTCTGCTCCTTGTAGAACTCAGAGAAGTTGTTGACAATAATGGGGATGGGTAGGGCAATTACCAGCACCCCTGCAATGCAGCAGAGCCCACCCACAATTTTTCCAAGTAAAGTCTGTGGGTAAATGTCACCATAACCCACTGTAGTCATTGTAATGGTTGCCCACCAGAATGAGGCGGGGATACTGGTGAATTTGGTGGCATCTTCATCTTTCTCAGCAAAGAAGACCAAGCTGGAAAATATCATGATGCCCATGGCAAGAAATAAAATGAGCAGCCCCAGTTCATTGTAGCTCCTTCTCAAAGTAAACCCTAGAGACTGGAGCCCTGTGGAGTGCCGGGCCAACTTCAGGATCCTCAATATTCTCATGATCCTGAATATCTGCACCACACGGCGCACATTTTGGAACTGCAGCACGCTCTTGTTGGACTCAGTTAGGAAGATTGTGACATAGTAGGGCAAGATGGCCAGCAAGTCAATGACATTCAGCGGGCCTTTAAAGA harbors:
- the kcnb2b gene encoding potassium voltage-gated channel subfamily B member 2, which encodes MAEKVGPAGLKPTNTRTTPSLPPEPIEIIRTKARSRRVRLNVGGLNHEVLWRTLDRLPRTRLGKLRDCNTHESLMEVCDDYSLNENEYFFDRHPGAFTSILNFYRTGKLHMMEEMCALSFGQELDYWGIDEIYLESCCQARYHQKKEQMNEELRREAETMREREGEIEFDNTCCPDKRKKLWDLLEKPGSSVAAKILAIISILFIVLSTIALSLNTLPELQVTDEFGQANDNPQLAHVEAVCIAWFTMEYLLRFLSSPNKWKFFKGPLNVIDLLAILPYYVTIFLTESNKSVLQFQNVRRVVQIFRIMRILRILKLARHSTGLQSLGFTLRRSYNELGLLILFLAMGIMIFSSLVFFAEKDEDATKFTSIPASFWWATITMTTVGYGDIYPQTLLGKIVGGLCCIAGVLVIALPIPIIVNNFSEFYKEQKRQEKAIKRREALERAKRNGSIVSMNLKDAFARSMELMDVVVEKGEEKTSMDNHLSPSRWGSSTRHASSETDLKSPVKRDPEPQSSPRITINTTGSPQRTNRTPQHLNAQKLEDMYNQMTRSQSFTNLNTTSSMSTLSTTMTAPVSPKKSQSPEFTLKEEVELEMKEVQPPFPDNFAGCSDFKEQDCNSDEEDAGPCTIRHPRAPPFLDLSQLRAIDDPGSPGVILKDGLYESVNPGDHVEDGESFNSAVENIQSSPRGNNPLKVKELKVNFTKTSAEGPLTPPSTTSPGDISSSILEDETPEGEMSPLIPSTEELLPVTEEETCPLSPERLVVDTPPGDEDQATENHKEKHLMEVAGAAVAPLSPKTAAQNCTQAVVGAGGETNADSNQSGHKVENHMFTSDIHLIPGDGSLSPTCETSM